In Myxococcus stipitatus, the following are encoded in one genomic region:
- a CDS encoding sensor histidine kinase, whose amino-acid sequence MGSAIGSPSRRPRPRLWMVFAAVGLAGFVLTLGGLAFVRVYDNQLIRQTEMELLTQGAVITEVYRAMLAERVGTRDYGKPRTAKWPFPIPDDKSLRPILPSLRASDEPLPPDEQPPRSLVPGEPLAQDVGQRLGPLLENVRAATLAGIRVVDAGGVVVSSSSAEVLGVTLADRPEVQQALHGLPTSVLRLRHSEPEDTPLASLSRNTGIRVSVALPIVEGDRVWGAVVLARTPMTFTKALYSDRWNLTATGLVLLGALTLMSLAAATLLGRPVRALVRQTRAIAASAPEGFEPVSSPVVAELAELSESLAGMATALRDRNQYIRSFAANVSHEFKTPLASIQGAVELLRDSADAMTPEQRTRFLSNVDADAKRLTRLVQRLLELARADSMTATPASVELGPLLKALASRSDAAGLAKVELGPVPEGLTVALPAEVMDDVLWQLITNAGQHAGADVHISLSVETAGTGPTRVVVRDNGPGISEANRARIFDAFFTTARARGGTGLGLTISQSMLRAFGASLELLPVQPPLTGAAFAVATPAASTQRK is encoded by the coding sequence ATGGGCTCGGCTATCGGCTCGCCATCCCGTAGGCCTCGGCCCAGGCTGTGGATGGTCTTCGCAGCGGTGGGGCTCGCGGGCTTCGTGCTCACATTGGGTGGGCTGGCCTTCGTGCGCGTCTATGACAACCAGCTCATCCGGCAGACGGAGATGGAGCTGCTCACCCAGGGCGCCGTCATCACCGAGGTCTACCGGGCCATGCTGGCCGAGCGCGTCGGCACTCGGGACTACGGCAAGCCGCGCACCGCGAAGTGGCCCTTCCCCATCCCCGATGACAAGAGCCTGCGGCCCATCCTCCCCTCGCTGCGAGCCTCGGATGAGCCCCTGCCCCCGGATGAGCAACCGCCTCGCTCGCTCGTGCCAGGCGAGCCCCTCGCGCAAGACGTGGGTCAGCGACTGGGTCCCCTGCTGGAGAACGTGAGGGCCGCGACGCTCGCGGGCATCCGAGTCGTCGACGCGGGGGGCGTGGTGGTGTCCAGCAGCAGCGCGGAGGTGCTGGGCGTGACGCTCGCAGACAGGCCCGAAGTGCAACAGGCCCTCCACGGCCTGCCCACCAGCGTCCTGCGGCTCCGCCACTCCGAGCCCGAGGATACGCCCCTGGCATCACTCAGCCGGAACACGGGCATCCGCGTCTCGGTGGCGCTGCCCATCGTCGAGGGAGATCGCGTCTGGGGCGCCGTGGTGCTCGCGCGCACGCCCATGACGTTCACCAAGGCCCTCTACTCGGACCGGTGGAACCTGACCGCGACGGGGCTCGTGCTGCTGGGGGCGTTGACGCTGATGTCTCTCGCGGCCGCGACGCTGCTGGGCCGTCCAGTGCGAGCACTCGTGCGGCAGACACGCGCCATCGCCGCGAGCGCGCCAGAAGGCTTCGAGCCTGTATCCAGCCCCGTCGTCGCGGAGCTCGCCGAGCTGTCCGAATCCCTGGCGGGCATGGCCACCGCGCTGCGAGACCGGAATCAATACATCCGCTCGTTCGCCGCCAATGTCTCACATGAGTTCAAGACCCCCCTCGCCTCCATCCAGGGCGCGGTGGAGCTGCTGCGAGACAGCGCGGACGCGATGACACCCGAGCAACGCACGCGCTTCCTGTCCAACGTGGACGCCGACGCGAAGCGCCTCACGCGGCTGGTGCAGCGGCTCCTGGAGCTGGCTCGCGCGGACTCGATGACCGCCACCCCCGCGAGCGTGGAGCTGGGTCCCCTGCTGAAAGCCCTCGCATCGAGGAGCGACGCCGCGGGGCTCGCCAAGGTCGAGCTGGGCCCCGTCCCCGAGGGCCTCACGGTGGCCCTGCCCGCCGAGGTGATGGACGACGTCCTCTGGCAGCTCATCACCAACGCCGGGCAACACGCAGGAGCGGACGTCCACATCTCCCTGTCGGTGGAGACAGCGGGCACGGGCCCCACACGTGTCGTCGTTCGCGACAACGGCCCCGGAATCTCCGAGGCGAACCGGGCGCGCATCTTCGACGCCTTCTTCACGACCGCACGCGCGCGCGGTGGTACGGGCCTGGGCCTCACCATCTCCCAATCCATGCTGCGCGCCTTCGGCGCGAGCCTGGAGCTGCTCCCAGTCCAGCCGCCGCTCACGGGCGCCGCCTTCGCCGTGGCGACGCCCGCCGCATCGACTCAGCGGAAGTAG